A stretch of the Stigmatella aurantiaca genome encodes the following:
- a CDS encoding KamA family radical SAM protein produces MDSFLPPREAPAVGASTSRAERPPASAAGRRRLFPDATDAEWTDWRWQQRHAVRSLAQLERYVPLTPQERAGVLETAALFRIGISPYYLSLIDPEHPFCPVRMQSIPVQEEARIRPGELADPLGEDKTRPEEAIVHKYPDRVLFLALDTCSVYCRHCTRRRITKGGEAELSKDQMRRGIEYIRQHPEVRDVLISGGDPFILSDGRLEELLSALHDIPHVEMIRIGTRVPVCLPMRVTDALARTLRRYAPVYVVTHFNHPKEITPEASEACQRLVDHGVPVENQAVLMRRLNSEARIIQELSHRLLRIRVRPYYLHQMDVAQGCEHLRTPIAKGLEIIQQMRGHTTGLAVPHLAVDLPGGGGKVTLQPDYVVERGERETVFRNYKGERYAYPEPEETDCSCPYDEVWRAQSR; encoded by the coding sequence ATGGATTCCTTCCTCCCGCCCCGGGAGGCTCCGGCCGTGGGGGCCTCGACATCCCGGGCCGAGCGCCCTCCGGCCAGCGCGGCCGGACGGCGGCGTCTCTTTCCAGACGCCACGGACGCCGAATGGACTGACTGGCGCTGGCAGCAGCGCCATGCCGTCCGCAGCCTCGCGCAGCTCGAGCGCTACGTGCCGTTGACACCGCAGGAGCGGGCCGGGGTCCTGGAGACTGCGGCCCTGTTCCGCATCGGCATCAGCCCGTACTACCTGTCCCTCATCGATCCTGAGCACCCGTTCTGTCCCGTGCGGATGCAGTCCATTCCGGTGCAGGAGGAGGCGCGCATCCGCCCCGGCGAGCTGGCGGACCCCCTGGGCGAGGACAAGACGCGCCCCGAGGAGGCCATCGTCCACAAGTATCCGGACCGGGTGCTCTTCCTCGCCCTGGATACCTGCTCCGTGTATTGCCGCCACTGCACCCGCCGCCGCATCACCAAGGGCGGCGAGGCGGAGCTCAGCAAGGACCAGATGCGCCGCGGCATCGAGTACATCCGCCAGCACCCCGAGGTGCGCGATGTGCTCATCTCCGGAGGGGACCCGTTCATTCTCAGCGATGGGCGCCTGGAGGAGCTGCTCTCGGCGCTCCATGACATTCCCCATGTGGAGATGATCCGCATCGGGACGCGCGTGCCCGTGTGTCTGCCCATGCGCGTCACGGATGCGCTGGCCCGGACGCTGCGGCGCTACGCCCCCGTGTACGTGGTGACGCACTTCAATCACCCGAAGGAAATCACCCCCGAGGCCAGCGAGGCCTGCCAGCGCCTCGTGGACCATGGGGTGCCCGTCGAGAATCAGGCCGTGCTCATGCGCCGGCTCAACTCGGAGGCGCGCATCATCCAGGAGCTGTCCCACCGGCTGCTGCGCATCCGCGTGCGGCCCTATTACCTCCACCAGATGGATGTCGCGCAGGGGTGCGAGCACCTGCGCACGCCCATCGCCAAGGGCCTGGAGATCATCCAGCAGATGCGGGGTCACACGACCGGCCTGGCCGTGCCGCACCTGGCCGTGGACCTGCCCGGTGGGGGAGGGAAGGTCACGCTCCAGCCCGATTACGTGGTGGAGCGCGGCGAGCGCGAGACGGTCTTCCGCAACTACAAGGGCGAGCGCTACGCGTATCCCGAGCCAGAGGAGACCGACTGCTCGTGCCCGTATGACGAGGTGTGGCGGGCCCAGTCCCGCTGA